One stretch of Candidatus Effluviviaceae Genus I sp. DNA includes these proteins:
- the thpR gene encoding RNA 2',3'-cyclic phosphodiesterase: MAVRAFVALELSPQLKAGILRAAETLERRGVRASWSRRATLHLTLKFIGDVDEADLPDVVDAVGRAASGNRRFSFVARGAGAFPSPQRPRVIWIGVVPSDALFDLQGDVERELAAVGVPREERRWSPHITVGRVRDARTAGDLAGALATLRCPEDTVAVEEVLLMRSVLSPSGAIHEAIARFPLATAGPDGRAEHNG; the protein is encoded by the coding sequence GTGGCGGTCCGCGCCTTCGTGGCTTTGGAGTTGTCCCCCCAGCTCAAAGCGGGCATACTGAGGGCCGCAGAGACCCTGGAGCGGCGCGGGGTGCGAGCGAGCTGGTCCCGCAGGGCCACGCTGCACCTCACGCTCAAGTTCATCGGGGACGTGGACGAGGCCGACCTGCCCGACGTGGTGGACGCCGTCGGGCGGGCCGCGTCGGGCAATCGGCGGTTCTCGTTCGTCGCGCGCGGCGCCGGGGCGTTCCCCTCGCCGCAGCGGCCTCGCGTCATCTGGATCGGCGTCGTCCCCTCCGACGCGCTCTTCGATCTCCAGGGCGACGTCGAGCGCGAGCTGGCCGCCGTCGGCGTGCCCCGCGAGGAGCGCCGCTGGAGCCCGCACATCACGGTCGGCCGCGTCCGCGACGCCCGGACGGCCGGCGACCTTGCCGGCGCGCTCGCGACGCTGCGCTGCCCGGAGGACACCGTCGCGGTGGAAGAGGTGCTCCTGATGAGAAGCGTCCTGTCCCCTTCGGGCGCGATCCACGAGGCGATCGCGCGGTTTCCCCTCGCGACGGCCGGCCCGGACGGCCGCGCCGAACACAACGGCTGA
- a CDS encoding regulatory protein RecX yields the protein MFTLPESALETMGLSVGATFGGGEPVEEGRASDLVGAREAALRLLSVRARTRSELAQRLTRKGHAAAVVARVIDGLAAAGLVDDRAFAELWADERMRRRPVGRRRLSQELRLKGVPPRVADEVVDRAFGEHPERALALRAARSWARRSAAGARERERLFAMLVRRGFARSTAIEVVREVMGERDE from the coding sequence GTGTTCACGCTGCCGGAGTCGGCCCTTGAGACCATGGGCCTGTCGGTCGGCGCGACGTTCGGCGGCGGCGAGCCCGTCGAGGAGGGAAGGGCGTCCGACCTCGTCGGCGCACGGGAGGCGGCCCTCCGTCTTCTCTCGGTCCGGGCGAGGACGCGCAGCGAGCTCGCGCAGCGCCTGACCCGGAAGGGGCACGCCGCCGCCGTCGTCGCCCGGGTGATCGATGGACTCGCAGCGGCCGGGCTCGTCGACGACCGCGCGTTCGCCGAGTTGTGGGCGGACGAGCGGATGAGGCGACGGCCGGTGGGCAGACGCCGCCTGTCTCAGGAGCTGCGGCTCAAGGGTGTCCCGCCGCGCGTGGCCGACGAGGTCGTGGACCGGGCGTTCGGGGAGCATCCGGAGCGCGCGCTCGCGCTGCGCGCCGCCCGGTCCTGGGCCCGCCGGTCGGCCGCCGGGGCGCGGGAGCGGGAGCGCCTGTTCGCGATGCTCGTGCGGCGGGGGTTCGCGAGGTCGACGGCCATTGAGGTCGTCCGCGAGGTGATGGGAGAGCGGGATGAGTGA
- a CDS encoding competence/damage-inducible protein A: MTAEIIVVGNELLDGSRRDEHTAYLAAQMAAVGVTVERSILVPDDPAIIEATMLRALEAADLVVTTGGLGVTSDDLTKQVAARVCGRRLALDERALSRVRERFEERGLAMPEINVSQAMVPEGARVIENRHGTAPGLLIEHGEALLFLLPGVGTEMRAMVEGYVVPFLEGRGLRRLTEERLIRTTGLSESRVAEIVGPLARRIARTEIAYLPSRSGVDLKVVSRIGATEDAGRAADEAAERIAEALGPFVYARGPEALEEIVGYLLSMARLRLAVAESCTAGRIGWRITRVPGSSAYFAGGVIAYSDDVKRRALGVRAETLASHGAVSEETAREMAAGACAAAGADVGLAVTGIAGPDGGSSEKPVGLVHIAVAGRFERAQRHLFAGGRDAVREQAAQAALELLRRALLNIEGT, encoded by the coding sequence GTGACGGCAGAGATCATCGTGGTGGGAAACGAACTCCTCGACGGGAGTCGCAGGGACGAGCACACGGCGTACCTCGCCGCGCAGATGGCCGCGGTCGGGGTGACCGTGGAGCGCTCGATCCTCGTTCCCGACGACCCCGCGATCATCGAGGCGACGATGCTGCGGGCGCTCGAGGCGGCGGACCTCGTGGTCACGACCGGCGGGCTGGGCGTGACGAGCGACGACCTGACGAAGCAGGTCGCCGCCCGCGTCTGCGGCAGGAGGCTCGCGCTCGACGAGCGGGCCCTCTCGCGCGTGAGGGAGCGCTTCGAGGAGCGCGGCCTCGCCATGCCCGAGATCAACGTCTCGCAGGCGATGGTGCCGGAAGGAGCGCGCGTCATCGAGAATCGCCACGGAACGGCGCCGGGGCTTCTCATCGAACACGGAGAGGCACTCCTCTTCCTGCTGCCCGGCGTGGGAACGGAGATGCGGGCCATGGTGGAGGGCTACGTCGTCCCGTTCCTCGAGGGGCGCGGCCTGCGGAGGTTGACCGAGGAGCGCCTGATCAGAACGACCGGGCTTTCCGAGTCCCGCGTCGCCGAGATCGTCGGACCGCTGGCGCGCAGGATCGCCCGAACGGAGATCGCCTATCTTCCCTCGCGGAGCGGAGTGGACCTCAAGGTCGTCTCGAGGATCGGCGCTACCGAGGACGCCGGGCGCGCCGCGGACGAGGCCGCCGAGAGGATCGCCGAGGCCCTGGGCCCGTTCGTCTACGCGCGCGGGCCCGAGGCGCTCGAGGAGATCGTCGGCTACCTGCTCTCGATGGCGCGACTGCGCCTTGCGGTCGCGGAGTCCTGCACCGCCGGGCGCATCGGATGGAGGATCACCCGCGTGCCGGGCAGCTCCGCGTACTTCGCCGGCGGCGTCATCGCGTACTCCGACGACGTCAAGCGGCGCGCCCTCGGCGTCCGGGCCGAGACGCTGGCGTCCCACGGCGCGGTGTCCGAGGAGACCGCGCGCGAGATGGCGGCGGGAGCGTGCGCGGCGGCCGGAGCGGACGTGGGCCTCGCGGTGACCGGCATCGCCGGCCCGGACGGGGGCAGTTCCGAGAAGCCCGTGGGCCTCGTGCACATCGCCGTGGCGGGGCGCTTCGAGCGCGCGCAGCGTCACCTGTTCGCGGGCGGGCGGGACGCGGTCCGCGAGCAGGCGGCGCAGGCCGCGCTCGAGCTTCTCAGGCGCGCACTCCTCAACATCGAAGGGACGTGA
- a CDS encoding phosphatidylglycerophosphatase A yields the protein MKRAGALTLDPVARLLATGFFLGYSPAAPGTVGALGFAALLWFLVPTGAPAAAPVGLLVMLLSVLAFLALAIWAASAAERAFGHDSSRIVVDEFAGMLVAVLFLPKSLTVYGAAFVLFRIADILKPFPGRRVESLPGGLGVVADDVVAGLYANVLVRLMMAAGSW from the coding sequence ATGAAGCGAGCCGGCGCCCTGACCCTGGACCCGGTGGCCCGTCTTCTGGCCACGGGCTTCTTCCTCGGGTACTCGCCCGCGGCCCCGGGGACCGTCGGCGCGCTCGGGTTCGCCGCTCTGCTCTGGTTCCTTGTCCCGACCGGCGCTCCGGCCGCGGCGCCCGTCGGCCTCCTCGTCATGCTGCTCTCGGTCCTTGCGTTCCTCGCCCTGGCCATCTGGGCGGCGTCGGCCGCCGAACGCGCGTTCGGCCACGACAGCTCGAGGATCGTCGTGGACGAGTTCGCCGGCATGCTCGTAGCGGTCCTCTTCCTGCCGAAGTCGCTCACCGTGTACGGGGCCGCGTTCGTCCTGTTCCGCATCGCGGACATCCTGAAGCCGTTCCCCGGCAGGCGGGTGGAGAGCCTGCCCGGCGGGCTCGGCGTCGTGGCGGATGACGTCGTCGCCGGCCTCTACGCGAACGTCCTCGTCCGCCTCATGATGGCGGCGGGATCCTGGTGA
- the recA gene encoding recombinase RecA — MVQEKDKEKRRALDLAVSQIEKQFGKGSIMTLGSHDVGKGIDAIPTGSLALDVALGIGGVPRGRVVEVFGPEASGKTTLSLSIIANAQRLGGVAAFIDAEHALDPGYARALGVDTDALLISQPDTGEQALDITEMLVRSGAVDVIAVDSVAALVPRAEIEGEMGDSHVGLQARLMSQALRKLAGSIARSKTCVVFLNQIRMKIGVMFGNPETTSGGNALKFYASVRLDIRRIGALKTGEEVVGNRTRVKVVKNKVAPPFRQAEFDIIYGRGISLEGDLLDLGVQTNVLAQKGTWFTYGDLQVGQGREKARAFLEEKRDVAARIDRDIRKSLGLPQAGPVKSEPSESEQKPEKGAPAGKKR; from the coding sequence ATGGTGCAGGAGAAGGACAAGGAGAAGAGGCGCGCGCTCGATCTCGCGGTGTCGCAGATCGAGAAGCAGTTCGGCAAGGGCTCGATCATGACCCTCGGGTCGCACGACGTCGGGAAGGGGATCGACGCGATCCCGACTGGCTCCCTGGCGCTGGACGTCGCCCTCGGGATCGGCGGCGTGCCGCGCGGGCGGGTGGTGGAGGTGTTCGGGCCCGAGGCGTCGGGGAAGACCACCCTGAGCCTCTCGATCATCGCGAATGCGCAGCGCCTGGGCGGCGTCGCCGCGTTCATCGACGCCGAGCACGCGCTCGACCCGGGCTACGCGAGGGCGCTGGGCGTGGACACGGACGCGCTCCTGATCTCGCAGCCCGACACGGGAGAGCAGGCGCTCGACATCACGGAGATGCTGGTGCGCAGCGGCGCGGTGGACGTGATCGCCGTGGACTCCGTCGCGGCCCTCGTGCCGCGCGCGGAGATCGAGGGAGAGATGGGCGACTCGCACGTCGGCCTCCAGGCCCGGCTCATGTCGCAGGCGCTCAGGAAGCTCGCCGGGTCGATCGCGCGGTCGAAGACGTGCGTGGTCTTCCTGAACCAGATCAGGATGAAGATCGGCGTGATGTTCGGCAATCCCGAGACGACGTCGGGCGGCAACGCCCTCAAGTTCTACGCGAGCGTCCGGCTCGACATCCGCCGCATCGGCGCTCTCAAGACCGGGGAAGAGGTCGTCGGCAACCGGACCCGCGTCAAGGTCGTGAAGAACAAGGTGGCCCCGCCGTTCCGCCAGGCGGAGTTCGACATCATCTACGGAAGGGGCATCTCGCTCGAGGGCGACCTCCTCGACCTCGGCGTGCAGACGAACGTGCTGGCCCAGAAGGGGACGTGGTTCACGTACGGGGACCTGCAGGTGGGCCAGGGCCGCGAGAAGGCCAGAGCGTTTCTCGAGGAGAAGCGTGACGTCGCGGCCAGGATCGACCGGGACATCAGGAAGTCGCTCGGTCTGCCTCAGGCCGGCCCCGTGAAGAGCGAGCCGTCGGAGAGTGAACAGAAGCCGGAGAAGGGCGCGCCCGCGGGCAAGAAGCGCTGA